A window of the Linepithema humile isolate Giens D197 chromosome 4, Lhum_UNIL_v1.0, whole genome shotgun sequence genome harbors these coding sequences:
- the LOC136999504 gene encoding uncharacterized protein: protein MTSIQLLDINTGIVHTLQVSEEDAQKANEDLLFATQLLNSHKTSLTQPVAKPGSSNHDSSYITQMDIQESSVEESSTSSEEKGVFHWPHEAILLLLTLYAEHEQIKSGKISMKKIWNIIASELNKKGYDVTDLQCKSKMAGMKNTYKLYYTDGYTGVISVFHWPHEAILLLLTLYAEHEQIKSGKISMKKIWNIIASELNKKGYDVTDLQCKSKMAGMKNTYKSIKDHNAKSGNNNRIWQYFSIMDEQFNDKPWIAPVLTLDSNNPSPLKSEIINIGSEKKKFLRLYNLYIFVLRVYNVISVRELVFCYNKYCTYIITGIKQFALLEKVITVTEENITQRQKMHEEAMAWQDKLLNILEKMITK from the exons atGACGAGCATacaattattagatattaatacTGGAATTGTTCACACATTACAAGTTTCCGAAGAAGATGCACAAAAGGCTAATGaag atttgttGTTTGCAACTCAACTTTTAAATAGCCATAAAACATCATTGACTCAGCCAGTTGCCAAACCag gaTCTTCAAATCATGACTCAAGTTATATTACACAGATGGATATACAGGAGTCATCAGTGGAAGAATCTTCAACCTCTTCTGAAGAAAAAG GTGTTTTTCATTGGCCACATGAGGCAATTCTTTTACTTCTTACATTATATGCAGAGCATGAGCAAATTAAAAGTGgaaaaatatcaatgaaaaagATTTGGAATATTATTGCttctgaattaaataaaaaaggttATGATGTCACAGATCTGcaatgtaaaagtaaaatggCAGGCATGAAAAATACTTACAAGTTATATTACACAGATGGATATACAGGAGTCATCA GTGTTTTTCATTGGCCACATGAGGCAATTCTTTTACTTCTTACATTATATGCAGAGCATGAGCAAATTAAAAGTGgaaaaatatcaatgaaaaagATTTGGAATATTATTGCttctgaattaaataaaaaaggttATGATGTCACAGATCTGcaatgtaaaagtaaaatggCAGGCATGAAAAATACTTACAAGAGTATAAAAGATCACAATGCAAAAAGTggcaataataatagaatatggCAATATTTTAGt ATTATGGATGaacaatttaatgataaacCTTGGATAGCTCCAGTACTTACACTGGACAGCAATAATCCATCTCCACTAAAAtcagaaattattaacattgGATCTGAAAAAAAGAAGTTCCTCAGAT tatataatttatatatttttgtcttacgagtatataatgttatttccGTAAGGGAATTAGTATTctgttacaataaatattgcacGTACATAATTACAGGTATTAAGCAGTTTGCCTTGTTGGAAAAAGTAATCACTGTgacagaagaaaatattactcaGCGTCAAAAAATGCACGAAGAAGCAATGGCTTGGCAAGATAAATTGCTTAACATTCTTGAAAAGATGattactaaataa